ACAGATATGAACATACACCTACCAACTCCCAGAAGAGATACATCTGGAAAATATTAGTTGCCACTACAAGGCCAAGCATTGACATCGTAAAGAGTGACAGGTAGGCATAGAAACGCTGGAAGCCGTGCTCATACTCCTCAAACTTATAATTCTCATCACGTTCAGCCATATAACCGAATGAATAGATGTGAACCATCAAGCTGACAGTAGTAATGACGATTAACATCATCACACTGATTGGAGAAAGGCGGAAACCAATGTTAAAAGTCAAAAGTTCAGTAAACTTCAACCATGTAATGTTGAAGACTGTAACAGTTGGGTATGTACCATTTGCCAAACGACCATCAGTTACATTGAAGGTCTCGCCCATAGCTGTATACTCACCAGTATAGAAGAAATAATGGTAAGCAGTGTAGAGGCTAAGCACAAATAGTGTTCCCAACATACAGGTGCCGATAATACCAGCGACCTTGCGAGGCATCTTCATACCGAACAAGCCAAGCACAACAGCGCTTAGGAACGGGAGAAGAAGTATCAAAAATGCGTAATCAAACATATTTGTTTCTCTTTATAATTTCATATTTTCAATACTGTTCACCTGATCGCTGTGGAAATGACGGTAAACATTGATGATAATAGCAAGTGCAACAGCTGATTCAGCAGCACTTACACCGATAGAGAAGAGCGTAAAGAACATACCCTCATATCCATCAGGGAAAAGTAGACGGTTGAATGCAGCAAAGTTGATATCTACGCTATTGAGAACTAACTCTACGGAGATAAGCATTGCAACAAGGTTGCGACGGGTTACGAAACCAAATACTCCGATAAAGAACAATAGTCCACTAAGGACAAAGAAATATCCTACTGGTATCATTTGCTTTCCTCCTTCTTTTTGTTATTCAATATAACTAAGCCACCAATGATACAAGCCAAAAGGAATACAGAGATGAACTCAAATGGGAGAACATAACCATACTTATCAGCTGTCATCAAATTACGACCGATGGTTTCCATTGTAACCTCATTTGATAAAGAATCACCGTTCACTACAGTGTGACGCAGAACTTGATTCTTTAACAGAACAAGGATTACTGTACCAAAACCAACTAAAGCAATGAAGGCTGCAAGGAAAGTACGCTTTCCTAACCAACGCTCAGAAAGACCCTGCAATGTACGCTTACTTACTAACTGAATAGCGAAAATGTACATCATTGTGATACCACCAGCATAAATACTGATTTGGGCAGTACCAAGGAATGTGTAATCGAGCAGGAAGTAGAGACCTGCAACGCCAAAGAGCACAAACAGCAATGCTGTCGCAGCTCGCATGATACGCTTCGTCGACACGCAGAATACGGCTGAAGCCAGTATAATAACGGCGAGAACCGCAAACATAATTAATCTTGCCATATCTCTAAACCTTTATTTCTTTTTAGTATTGAATGTTCCTACCTTCCAGTCTGCACCACCGTCGATAAGACCTGGCAGTGAACCTCCTTCATATACCTCCTTATCAAGGTGAAGGATTAACTTAGAACGGTCGAAGACAGCATTCTCAAAATCATTCGTAAACTCAATTGCATCGAAGTTGCAGGCATTAACACACAACTCACAGAACATGCAATCGCCTAAGTCATACTCATAATCAACGAGCTGTTTCTTCTTCTTACCTGTCTCTTCGTTGGTAACCATCTCAGAAAGAATCTTGATAGTACCATTTGGACAAGCCTTCTCACACATTGTACAAGCAGTACACTTGTGATTCTTTTCTTCGTCACGCTTGAAGACCAAACGGCCACGGTGACGCTTGGCTACGTGAAGGGTTGTCTTGCGATTCTCAGGATATTGCTCGGTAGACTTTGGTGTGAAGTATTCCTTCATGGTCACCTTCATACCCGTAGCAAGTGTCTTGAGTGCGCTCCCGACCTCACCCAAATATGATTGTTTTTTATCTTCCATTCTCTTTAACCATTAATAGTGAATCGTCCAACCGAATGCAACACACACTGTCATCAACACAAGGATAACCAATGATAGTGGCATGAGATACTTCCACTCTAATTTCAGAATCTGATCGATACGGAGACGTGGGAATGTCCACTTAATCCACATCAGCAAGAATACTACTGCGAATGTCTTACCAAGGAACCAAACAAGACCTGGAATATAATTCATAATAGCATCAAAGCCATCTAACCCAATGTTCAAAGGAGCCCAGCCACCTAAGAATACAGTAGTTGCAAGACCTGCTACAACAAAAAGATTAAGATATTCTGCCAAGTAGTAAAACCCAAATCCCATACCACTATACTCTGTATGATAACCTGCAGTCAACTCACTCTCAGCTTCTGCCAAGTCGAACGGACCACGGTTAGCCTCTGCATTACCAGCAACACAGAATACGAGGAAAGCCAAAGTAGCAGGAACATGTCCCTGTACGATCAACCACTGCCAAGGACCAGTCTGAGCTTCAACGATACCTGAAACCTGCATTGTACCAGTCAAGATAACTGCTGAAATCAAACAAATACCTAAAGACAACTCATATGAAATCATCTGTACGGCTCCACGCATAGCTGAAAGGACAGAATACTTGTTGTTACTACCCCATCCCGCAATAAACACACCAATAACACCAATAGAGCTAATGGCTGTTACAAGGAAAATACCTACATTGAAATCAAGGATATGAGCTCCCTTATTCCAAGGAAGGAAAGAGAATGTACCGACAGATGCTATGATCACCAAGAAAGGAGCCAAGTAATAAAGCAGTTTATCTGCCTTATCAACAGCAAAGATTTCCTTAATCAACATCTTCAATACGTCAGCAAAGACCTGTAAGGTACCCCACCATCCTACTCTGACAGGACCAATACGGCACTGGAAGTAGGCGCAGACCTTACGCTCCATAAAGATAAGCACAATTGCAAGCAAAGCATAAGCAAGAAGTATTGCCAGTCCCACCGCAACGCACTCAATCAGAACGGTCCAGAAATTACTCAAGCCACAAGTGACGCGAAGCAATTCATCGAACCATGTTGTTACTATTCTAAAATCGAACATAGTATGATTTTAATTCTTAATTGATTACTTTAAAGATAACCTCGTTAGCGGTCAATATCTGGAATAACGAAGTCGAGCGCAGCACCAGTAGTCACCAAGTCGGCAATCTTCTGACCACGCAACATCTTATCCATAGCACCAACAAGTGTCAGACCCATAGGACGGAACTTCAAACGATATGCAGTCTTGTCACCACGTGAATCCAGATAAGCACCAAACTCACCACTTGCACCCTCAACAGCGAAGTACCACTGTCCTTCAGGAACTTTGATGATTGGCTTCTGCTTAATATAGAACTCACCCTCAGGAATGTTGTCAATCAACTGCTCAATAATATTGAGACTCTGATAGATCTCCTGAATATGACAATAGTAACGATCCATAGAATCGCCATGAGTCAAAGTAATCTGCTCAAAGTTTACCTTTTCATACATAGCATATGGATGGTTCTTACGAACATCATTCTTCCAGCCACTTGCTCTACCAGCAGGACCAGTCACACCATAGCTGATACAATCCTGTTCATCCATAACACCAACATTACGGAAACGCTCATGGGTAATGACATTATCACCAAAGACATCAAGATACTCTTGAACCATTGGACGTAGATACTTGCAGAGTTCCTTAACATTTGAAACAAAGTTTGGATCAATATCAGCCTGCAAACCACCTATTCTATAGTAGTTCTGAATCAAACGACCACCTGTTGTCTCCTCCATCACATTCAAGACATGCTCACGATCACGCATACCATATAGGAAAGCTGTGAGGGCACCCAAATCCTGAGCACAACAAGATGTATAAAGGAGGTGATTATCAATACGCTGCAACTCATCCATAATTGTACGGATGTAGAGGATGCGCTCTGACAATTCAATACCCATACCTTCTTCGATAACACCAACAAGAGCATGACGATGCATCATTGCTGACAGATAGTTCATACGGTCAGTCAATGCCAAGGTCTGAGGATATGTGAACTGTTCACAAAGTTTCTCGATACCACGATGAATATAACCCAAGTGTGGATAAATCTTGGTTACAGTCTCACCATCCAACACCGTCTGTAGACGAAGCACACCGTGTGTAGAAGGGTGCTGAGGACCAATATTTACAACGAAGTTATCATCAGTAAACAGCGGACGCTGTGTACCAACGAGTTCACCATTGTTATTAAGATTCCACTCTGTAGTTGTATCAAGTTCTACATCATCCTCCGTAGTATACATGTTCTTAGCAGGATCCATGTCATAATCCTTACGGAGTGGATAACCCTTAAAGTCGTTTCTCAAGTAGAGACGACGCATGTCTGGGTGACCAAGGAACTTAACACCATAGAAGTCATAGACCTCGCGCTCTAACAAGTCAGCATCAGCCCAAATATTGTAGACAGAAGGAATAACATGCTCCTCTCCTACCTTCTTTGCAAGCTGCTTTACAGAACAACGCTCGTGTGTATTTGTATTCTCAAGAATATAGATACATCCAAGACCTTCCTCTGCGCCAAAGTCTTCGCCGACAACAGTTACAAGGTAATCGAAATGCTTCTCATTCTTCAGCTTTGCCATTTCTGAAGCAAAGCTATCAAAACCGAATTCTTTATTTTCTAATTTCATTCTCGCGTACCTTATATATTAATTGTTAGTAGCTGTCTCATCTGTAGCCTTGCTTGCAGCATCAATCTGATCGATTTCCTTACCCAGCTTCTCAACATCTTCTTGTGTCACTGGCTGGTTAACGACAATCGTATCTTTCTTTGGAGCAACAGGCTCAGAAGAAGTAGTAGCAGCTTCTGCAGGTTTAGCAGAAACATCAGCTGGTTTCACAGCGGCAGCTGTAGGCTTCACAACAGGACGTGCAGGCTTTGGAGCAGGATTTTTAGCTTCATTCCAAGCTGCTTCACGCTTCTCCTTAATCTCTTCAGGGTTGATACCTAACTTCTCACTAAAGATAAGTTCGGCATTACTCTTGCCCAACTCACACTCCTCAGCAGACTGCTTGTGGTTTACGCCACCAAAGAATTTCTCAATCTTCACCTTACGTTGAAGCTGCATCATACCATAGATAATAGCCTCTGGACGTGGAGGGCAACCTGGAATATAAACATCCACAGGGATAATCTCATCGATACCACGCATCACATGATAACTATCCTTGAATGGACCACCAGAGATAGCACAACCACCAACAGCAATTACATACTTAGGCTCAGCCATCTGGTCATACAAACGCTTTAAAGCTGGAGCCATCTTGTTGGTGATAGTACCAGCACACATAATCAAGTCAGCCTGACGTGGAGAATTACGTGTCACCTCAAAACCGAAACGTGAGAAGTCATAACGCGCACATCCAACAGACATAAACTCAATACCACAACATGATGTTGCAAAGGTAAGTGACCAAAGAGAGTTACTACGACCCCAATTGATAAGTTGATCCAAGTTACCGAGAACGAGGTTAGTTCCACCATCGTTCAATTCGCTTGCCATTTTGCTAAGCGTGTCATTGTCTTTCCATTCATCGTATGGAAGAGACTTGATTTTTGGCTTTCTTATTTCCATTCAAGTGCTCCTTTCCGCCAAGCATACGCAAGACCAAATACTAATACCAACATAAAGAAACCAATCGTAGCAAGTGCGAGAGGTCCAAATGTTTTTACAACAACAGCCCAAGGATAAAGGAATACGGTTTCCACGTCAAACATCAAGAAAAGAATGGCAAAGAGGTAGTAACCGATATGCACTGGCAACCAAGAGGTTCCGTAAGTCGGAATACCACACTCATAAGGCTCACCCTTCGCCGGATTATATGAACGCGGACCAATCCATTTAGCAATAGCATAAGCTGCTACCACCAAGAATGCGGCCGTTATCAAAACGGTAACAAAAAGTGTGAAATACATAAACTTTATATAGCTATAATTTAATTGTTCAATCTTGCTCTAAGAAAACATGTTTCAAAACGTGTGCAAAGATACAAAAATATTTGAGAACGTGTGCAAATTAAGCAGAAAAACATACCACTTTTTGCAAACTCCACTTTACAAACGATGTATTGGCAGATTTACAAGACGATAATATGAAGTCTATCAAATACGACATGTTTACTTCCTACGACAATTAGGTTACTAATGAAGTTGTCCATGAAAATATCTTATCGACAGCTTACATGAAAGAAAACAAATTAAGAATAGTATTCTATCAATCCATCTATTGGTGAGGCTATCACCTTGCCAACTTGGAAATTAAACGTACTGGCACTCGCTCTTAACTGTTCTTCAAAAGCTGCTGCAATCCCCCCAACAGCAGAAATTGTACGGACTGAGGTTGCTGTATACTTCAAGATATTTTTCTTAAAAAAGTTATCGAAGTTATATCTTACTAAAGATTCTAATTCAACGTATTGCAAGTTCTCTTTAATAAACTTTGAAATACCTCCTAAATAACGATTTGCAAGCGGTTGACGATAAACTTTATCAATGATTTCTGGATAGGTTAAACCACTCCACGCTAAATATAAATCACGTATTTCTGTAGATAAATCACCCTTAAAAATACCATTGAGTAGCAACTTGCCAAGTACTGCTCCACTACCTTCATCTCCTAAGATATAACCCAAAGGGGGAATATTTGCCACAATATTATCACCATCATACTGACAGCTATTGGCACCCGTACCCAAAATACAAGCAATACCTGCCTCGTGTCCACAGACAGCATGAGCAGCCCCTAACAAGTCACTCTCCACCTTTATCGACGCTGAAGGAAATGAAACCGTAAGTGCTTCACTCACAACTGAAGAAAGATTCTTTGTACAGCCTGCTCCATAAAAAGCTATCTGTGAGACATATTCTGCTATATCTTTCTTTGGTAAAAAGCTATCATTTTGCTCTGCAGCCTTGTATAGTGCAGGCTTTAGCTCCTGCTCTAAGACTTTCAAAATAACATCCTTCGACTGATGAAAAGGATTTACTCCTTGTGTACGAACTTTCAGAACATACTTGCTTGTATCTGTGGGCAAGCCAATCAATGCCCAGTCAGTCTTAGATCCTCCGCTATCAGCAATTAATATCATAGTATATTTTTTTCGTGCAAACTTACTATTTTTTATCCATTTATATGAATTATAACCCAAGAAAAGCACATACAAAGACATCTTTAGTATCATTTTACATTCCGATATAAGTCTAAATGACAAACTTTCCGTACCTTTGTAGACATTAAAACAATCATAAAAACTATTCTTTACAACAAATAGATATGCGCAAAAAGCTATTCTTTATCACCATATTGCTGTTCATCCTGACCCTTCCAGCAAATGCTGTACTGCAGGAGGACTCACTGAAAAACTCACTCCAAGTACTACGCCATGAATTGATTGCACAGCATCTTGAACAAACAAAACAGCTGAATAATTCAAGATTCATAACTGAACAAGTGACAAATCAGTTAAAAGAAATTGGTGATAAGTCTGCTCAAGTATCATTGATGCTTTATTCACAGAAGACGGATAACATCTTTGACCTTACCTATGCTTGCCAACAAGCAACTGAATTATGGAAAGACTTCCAAACAAAAACACGTCCTTTTCATGACCTTATCACGGAAAGTAACGAAGAAATAGCGCGCTACGACTCCCTTGTCAATGTGCTTAGCACGATGTACACATTCGGTCTTACTCAGAAAATGAAGACTGACCGAAACGTATGTCTTACTCTTGCTGTAAGTATTCGAAGAATGTTAAAGGAGCGCAATGATTCTTATCAAGAATATATACAATACTACAATTACAGCCAGCATCAGTTGCAGGCACTTGATGCCTATGCCCAAAAACGCTATGCCGAGATTCAGTCTGGCATCTTTACAAACACAGGAGATAGCTACTTCAAGGTTCTTAAATCGGTTCGTTTTCGTCTTAGTCAGATGAACACGACACTCTCTGAGAAATATACACCAAACACCGTAGTAGTATCTCAATGGGATGTAAAATGGATTATCACTCTCTTCAGTATGATTCTGATTTATGGTTTGATAGCCATTATCATTAATTATCTGAGTATTCGATTCCTTGTGACACGAGTCATGAAGACAAATCGTTTCGAGCAGAAGAATCAAAGTTTCCTTGCCAAGCGTACTTGTATTATTATGCTTGCTTCAGTCATTACATTCAGTATTGTACTTATCATTATCCGATTGTTCTCGCCTTCTAACTTCGTACACATGGCTTGCAGCCTACTTTTGGAGTACACATGGATGCTATCCGTCATTTTTGCATCGTTGCTTCTGCGTGTAGAAGGTTCACAGACACATAATGCTTATCGTATTTACTATCCACTGATTATGATTGGCTTCTTTGTCATCGCGTTTCGTATCGTGATGCTACCAAGCTCAGTCGTAACGCTTCTCTTCACACCTTTATTATTCATAGACACATTGTGGCAGGCAAGAATGATACACAAATATCATAAGCTTGTACCTCATTACGACTTATACTTTGCGTATATTTCGCAATTTGTATTCATCTTCTCACTTATAAGTGCATCGATTGGATACACAATGTTTGCCGTTCAGGTAATCATCTGGTGGTCAATGCAGTTGGCTTGTATTCTTACAATTGCTTTCTTCAAAGACTACCTCAACCAGTACAGGGAGAAACATCCAATAAAGAAACTATCACCAGCAAAGGTATGGCTTCTTCGTTTTGTTGACATTGTGCTCATTCCAACAACTTTAGTAATATCATTTATCCTTGCTATTTATTGGGCAACCGATGTCTTTAATCTTAGTGGATTGACATGGAACTTATTCCGCGCCAACTTTATTGACTCTGATAAGATACAGATTAGTGTTTACTCAATAGCTGTGGTAACTATCCTATGGTTCATCTTTAACTATCTGAATCTAACGATTCGAGATGCTATCAAGTTATATCTCAAACGCAATGACCCATCTACAGCCGAAGCACGTGCTACGATGTATATCAACGTATTACAAGTAATCGTGTGGGGAGCTTGGCTATTGATTACACTTGGTTTCTTTAAAGTCAGCAGCACATGGTTAGTTGTTGTAACAGGTGGCTTGTCAACGGGTATCGGTTTCGCCATGAAGGATATTCTTGAGAACATTTATTATGGTATTTCTTTGATGGCTGGACGTATTAAGATTGGCGATTATATCATCTGTGATGGCATACGTGGTAAGGTAAGTTCCATAAACTATACCTCGACAGTGATTGATGCACTCGATGGTTCAACAATTGCCTTTCAGAACTCACAACTCTTCACTAAGAACTATAAAAACATGACTAAGAACGATGGTTATGAAGTGGGAATTATTGAAGTAGGCGTTGCATACGGTACGAATGTAAAAGAAGTAAGAGAGCTTCTTATAGATGCTATCGCTAAACTTGGTATCACTAATGAAAATAAGGATATTATTGTCAGACTTAAAAGCTTCGACGATAGCTGTATTACACTGAAAATTCTTGTTTGGCTAAATGTGTTAACACAGGGAAATGATATATCAGTTGTTATGGAATGTATCTATGATACGCTGAACAATAACGGCATTGAAATCCCATT
The Prevotella melaninogenica DNA segment above includes these coding regions:
- a CDS encoding NADH-quinone oxidoreductase subunit J family protein, whose amino-acid sequence is MARLIMFAVLAVIILASAVFCVSTKRIMRAATALLFVLFGVAGLYFLLDYTFLGTAQISIYAGGITMMYIFAIQLVSKRTLQGLSERWLGKRTFLAAFIALVGFGTVILVLLKNQVLRHTVVNGDSLSNEVTMETIGRNLMTADKYGYVLPFEFISVFLLACIIGGLVILNNKKKEESK
- a CDS encoding 4Fe-4S dicluster domain-containing protein; amino-acid sequence: MEDKKQSYLGEVGSALKTLATGMKVTMKEYFTPKSTEQYPENRKTTLHVAKRHRGRLVFKRDEEKNHKCTACTMCEKACPNGTIKILSEMVTNEETGKKKKQLVDYEYDLGDCMFCELCVNACNFDAIEFTNDFENAVFDRSKLILHLDKEVYEGGSLPGLIDGGADWKVGTFNTKKK
- a CDS encoding NADH-quinone oxidoreductase subunit C; the protein is MKLENKEFGFDSFASEMAKLKNEKHFDYLVTVVGEDFGAEEGLGCIYILENTNTHERCSVKQLAKKVGEEHVIPSVYNIWADADLLEREVYDFYGVKFLGHPDMRRLYLRNDFKGYPLRKDYDMDPAKNMYTTEDDVELDTTTEWNLNNNGELVGTQRPLFTDDNFVVNIGPQHPSTHGVLRLQTVLDGETVTKIYPHLGYIHRGIEKLCEQFTYPQTLALTDRMNYLSAMMHRHALVGVIEEGMGIELSERILYIRTIMDELQRIDNHLLYTSCCAQDLGALTAFLYGMRDREHVLNVMEETTGGRLIQNYYRIGGLQADIDPNFVSNVKELCKYLRPMVQEYLDVFGDNVITHERFRNVGVMDEQDCISYGVTGPAGRASGWKNDVRKNHPYAMYEKVNFEQITLTHGDSMDRYYCHIQEIYQSLNIIEQLIDNIPEGEFYIKQKPIIKVPEGQWYFAVEGASGEFGAYLDSRGDKTAYRLKFRPMGLTLVGAMDKMLRGQKIADLVTTGAALDFVIPDIDR
- the nuoK gene encoding NADH-quinone oxidoreductase subunit NuoK; its protein translation is MIPVGYFFVLSGLLFFIGVFGFVTRRNLVAMLISVELVLNSVDINFAAFNRLLFPDGYEGMFFTLFSIGVSAAESAVALAIIINVYRHFHSDQVNSIENMKL
- the nuoH gene encoding NADH-quinone oxidoreductase subunit NuoH, which gives rise to MFDFRIVTTWFDELLRVTCGLSNFWTVLIECVAVGLAILLAYALLAIVLIFMERKVCAYFQCRIGPVRVGWWGTLQVFADVLKMLIKEIFAVDKADKLLYYLAPFLVIIASVGTFSFLPWNKGAHILDFNVGIFLVTAISSIGVIGVFIAGWGSNNKYSVLSAMRGAVQMISYELSLGICLISAVILTGTMQVSGIVEAQTGPWQWLIVQGHVPATLAFLVFCVAGNAEANRGPFDLAEAESELTAGYHTEYSGMGFGFYYLAEYLNLFVVAGLATTVFLGGWAPLNIGLDGFDAIMNYIPGLVWFLGKTFAVVFLLMWIKWTFPRLRIDQILKLEWKYLMPLSLVILVLMTVCVAFGWTIHY
- a CDS encoding NADH-quinone oxidoreductase subunit A; translated protein: MYFTLFVTVLITAAFLVVAAYAIAKWIGPRSYNPAKGEPYECGIPTYGTSWLPVHIGYYLFAILFLMFDVETVFLYPWAVVVKTFGPLALATIGFFMLVLVFGLAYAWRKGALEWK
- a CDS encoding NADH-quinone oxidoreductase subunit B, coding for MEIRKPKIKSLPYDEWKDNDTLSKMASELNDGGTNLVLGNLDQLINWGRSNSLWSLTFATSCCGIEFMSVGCARYDFSRFGFEVTRNSPRQADLIMCAGTITNKMAPALKRLYDQMAEPKYVIAVGGCAISGGPFKDSYHVMRGIDEIIPVDVYIPGCPPRPEAIIYGMMQLQRKVKIEKFFGGVNHKQSAEECELGKSNAELIFSEKLGINPEEIKEKREAAWNEAKNPAPKPARPVVKPTAAAVKPADVSAKPAEAATTSSEPVAPKKDTIVVNQPVTQEDVEKLGKEIDQIDAASKATDETATNN
- a CDS encoding mechanosensitive ion channel family protein gives rise to the protein MRKKLFFITILLFILTLPANAVLQEDSLKNSLQVLRHELIAQHLEQTKQLNNSRFITEQVTNQLKEIGDKSAQVSLMLYSQKTDNIFDLTYACQQATELWKDFQTKTRPFHDLITESNEEIARYDSLVNVLSTMYTFGLTQKMKTDRNVCLTLAVSIRRMLKERNDSYQEYIQYYNYSQHQLQALDAYAQKRYAEIQSGIFTNTGDSYFKVLKSVRFRLSQMNTTLSEKYTPNTVVVSQWDVKWIITLFSMILIYGLIAIIINYLSIRFLVTRVMKTNRFEQKNQSFLAKRTCIIMLASVITFSIVLIIIRLFSPSNFVHMACSLLLEYTWMLSVIFASLLLRVEGSQTHNAYRIYYPLIMIGFFVIAFRIVMLPSSVVTLLFTPLLFIDTLWQARMIHKYHKLVPHYDLYFAYISQFVFIFSLISASIGYTMFAVQVIIWWSMQLACILTIAFFKDYLNQYREKHPIKKLSPAKVWLLRFVDIVLIPTTLVISFILAIYWATDVFNLSGLTWNLFRANFIDSDKIQISVYSIAVVTILWFIFNYLNLTIRDAIKLYLKRNDPSTAEARATMYINVLQVIVWGAWLLITLGFFKVSSTWLVVVTGGLSTGIGFAMKDILENIYYGISLMAGRIKIGDYIICDGIRGKVSSINYTSTVIDALDGSTIAFQNSQLFTKNYKNMTKNDGYEVGIIEVGVAYGTNVKEVRELLIDAIAKLGITNENKDIIVRLKSFDDSCITLKILVWLNVLTQGNDISVVMECIYDTLNNNGIEIPFPQREITIKHQQEN
- a CDS encoding ATPase, which codes for MILIADSGGSKTDWALIGLPTDTSKYVLKVRTQGVNPFHQSKDVILKVLEQELKPALYKAAEQNDSFLPKKDIAEYVSQIAFYGAGCTKNLSSVVSEALTVSFPSASIKVESDLLGAAHAVCGHEAGIACILGTGANSCQYDGDNIVANIPPLGYILGDEGSGAVLGKLLLNGIFKGDLSTEIRDLYLAWSGLTYPEIIDKVYRQPLANRYLGGISKFIKENLQYVELESLVRYNFDNFFKKNILKYTATSVRTISAVGGIAAAFEEQLRASASTFNFQVGKVIASPIDGLIEYYS